Within bacterium, the genomic segment CACCGTGGTGCGCCAGGGCTCGCTGATCTGGACCGTGTTCCAGGACGAGGCCCCGCGCAGCTTCGCCGCCATCGACGGCACGAAGATGGCGATCTACGGCCGCCTGCACCGCGACCTGCTGGACCGCGGCGTGTACCTGGCCCCGTCCGGCTGGGAGGTCGCCTTCGTGAGCGCCGCCCACACCGACGACGACATCGACCTGACGGTGAGCGCCGTCAACGACACCTTCAAGTCCTGGAGTTGAGTACCGTGAGTAACGTCAAGGACAGCATCTTCCTCAAGAACCTCCGCGGCGAGCCCACCGACCGCACCCCCATCTGGGTCATGCGCCAGGCCGGACGCTACCTGCCCGAGTACATGAAGGTGCGCGAGAAGTACTCGTTCAACGAGCTCTGCCGGACGCCCGAGGCGGCCTGCGAGGTGACCCTGCAGCCCATCCGGCGCTTCGGCTTCGACGCGGCGATCATGTTCTCCGACATCCTGACGCCGCTGGAGGCCATGGGCGCCCCCTTCGATTTCTCGCAGGGCGGCCCGAAACTGGAACGGCCCGTGCGAAGCGAGGGCGAGATCCGGGCATTGCGCACGTACGACGCGCGCGAGGGCACCGACTTCGTGGCCGCCGCCATCAAGCTGATGAAGGCCGAACTGGGCGACAAGACGCCCCTGATCGGCTTCTCCGGCTCCCCCTTCACCCTGGCCTCGTACCTGATCGAGGGGGGCGGTTCGAAGGAGTACGAGAACCTCAAGACCATGCTGTACAGCCGGCCCGAGCTGCTCCAGGAGTTGCTGGACAAGCTCGGTGAGCAGACATTGGACTACCTGCGCATGCAGGTCGAGGCGGGCGTGGACGCCGTGCAGGTCTTCGACACCTGGGGCGGCATCCTGCACCCGGCCGACTACGCCAAGCACGTGCTGCCGGTCGTCCGCCGGATCATGGACGGCCTGAAGGACACCGGGGTGCCCCGCATCTACTTCCTGAAGGGCAGCGCGCCGTTCAACCACCTGATCCGCGACCTCGACGTCGAGGCCTTCGGGGTGGACTGGACCCAGGACCTGAGCCGGGCCATCGACGAGATGGGCGGCAAGGCGGTGCAGGGCAACCTGGACCCCCTGGTGCTGTACGGCGACAAGAGCGAGATCCGGCGCCGGGCGCTGGAGATCTGCGAGAAGGGCACGGCGGCCCGCGGCCACGTGTTCAACCTGGGCCACGGCATCCTGCCGAAGGCCCCCATCGACGCGGTGGAGACCCTGGTCGAGACGGTCCAGGGCTTCCGGCGGGTCTAGGACCGGAGAGACGACCACTCGCCCCACGCCGACCAGGTGCCGGGCGGGTTCGCGATACAGAAAGGCACCGAAGATGTCCCTGCACATCCCTGCCGAGTTCGTCGAGAAGTACAACAAGCCGGGCCCGCGCTACACGAGCTACCCCACGGTGCCGGCGTGGCAGCCGGGCTTCGGCCAGGACGACTACCGCGAGGCCCTGCGCGAGCTGGCCGCTGATCGTCCGGAAGATGAACTGGCCATCTACCTGCACCTGCCCTTCTGCGCCAAGGCCTGCCACTACTGCGGCTGCAACATGATCGTCGACCACACCAGGGGCGCGGTGGAGCTGTACCTCGACCGGGTGGAGCGCGAGCTGGCCATGGTGACCGACATCATCGGCACCGGCCGCAAGGTCGTGCAGTTCCACTGGGGCGGCGGCACGCCCAACTTCCTCAACGAGGCCCAGACCGAGCGGGCGCTGAAGCTCTTCCGCGACGCCTACGCCTTCCAGCCGGGGGCCGAGGTCTCCCTGGAGGTCGATCCGCGCATCGCCACGCCGGAGCAGGTCGCCTTCTTCCGGCAGGCCGGCTTCAGCCGCATCAGCCTCGGCGTGCAGGACTTCGACGTGGGCGTGCAGAAGGCCATCGGCCGCAACCAGGCCCGCGAGCGCACCGAGAAGGTGTACGCGGGCTGCCGCGACGCCGGCTTCGCGGGCGTGAACGTCGACCTGGTCTACGGCCTGCCCGGCCAGACCCGCGAGACCTTCCAGGACACCCTGACCGGCATCCTGGCCATGGCGCCGGACCGCGTGGCGTGCTTCAGCTACGCCCACGTGCCCTGGGTGCGCCCCAACCAGGAGAAGGTCGACACGACGATCATGCTCGAGGGGTACGACAAGTTCCAGCTCTTCATGCTGACGGTCGACATGTTCCAGGACGCCGACTACACCTGGATCGGCATCGACCACTTCGCGAAGAAGGACGACGAGCTCTCGGTGGCCCTGCGCGAGAAGAAGCTGCACCGGAACTTCATGGGCTACGCCACCAAACCCGCCCCCCACATGCTCGCCTTCGGCATGAGCGGCATCGGCGACGTGTGCGACCGCTTCGTCCAGAACGCGGCCGAGATGTCGCCCTGGGAGCAGGCCGTCGACGCCGGCGCGCTGCCCATCGTCAAGGGCCACAAGCTCAGCGAGGACGACAAGCTGCGCCGGATGACGATCCTGAACCTGATGTGCAACCTCGAGCTGCCCTGGTCGCTGACCGAGGCGAAGTACGGCGCGCCGGTGAACGAGCTGCTCGAGGAGAGTCTCGCCGCGCTGCCGCCGCTGATCGAGGACGGCCTCTGCGTGATGGACGACACCGGCCTGCGCATCACGCCCAAGGGCCGCTACTTCGTGCGCAACGTGGCCATGACCATGGACGCGTACCTGGACAAGGGGAAGGCGATCTTCTCGAAGACCGTCTAGCGACGACGACGATCAATCCTCGGCACAGGGTCAGGGACGAGGTTCAACGTTTTGGCCAATCAGAAGCGCTCGATCGACAAGTACGGACGCGACCGGCTCGATCCCCGCAGGGTGACCGGGCTGGTCTTCTGCGGCATGGGCGGCCCCGACGGCCCCGACGCCGTGGAGCCCTTCCTGCGCAACCTCTTCGCCGACCCGGAGATCTTCCCCCTGCCGCGCCTGATCGCCGGCTTCGTGGGCGGCCGGATCGCGAAGAAGCGCGCCCCCAAGGTGGCCGGCGACTACGCCCGGATCGCCAGGGACTCGATCACGCCCCAGCTGCCGATCACGCGCCGCCAGGCCGCGCGGGTGGCCGCGGCCCTCGCGCGGACCGGACGCCGCACCATCCCGGGCATCGCCATGCGGTACTGGCATCCCTTCCCCGACGCCGCGACCCGCGAGCTGCGCGCCGCCGGCGCCGAGCAGTACCTCGTGGTGCCCATGTACCCCCAGTTCAGCTGGTCGACCAACGGCAGCACCCTCGACTTCGTGCTCGACGGCCTGCGGCGCGGACACCCCGACGCGCCCGTGCACATCGTGCCCGACTGGCACCTGCTCGACGGCTACGTCAGGGCCCTGGCGGCCCCGGCGGTGCGCAACCTCTCGGCCTGGGCGGCGGCGGGCGAGGATCCGGCCACGACCGGCTTCTTCTACGTGGCCCACTCCATGCCCGAGAGCTTCATCCGCAAGGGCGACCCCTACCTCGACCGCACCCTCGAGACGGTGGCCGCCGTGCACGCGGTCGTGCGGCGCGAGGTGGCCGCGGCCGGCCACGGCGCCTGGCTCGACGCCCTGATGGCCGGGGGCGCCGCGAGCAAGCTCGTCTTCCAGAGCAAGGTCGGCCCCATCAAGTGGCTCGGCCCCGAGATCGCCGAAGAGACCCCGCGCCTGGCCGGCGAGGGGCTCCGGCGGCTCTTCGTGCAGCCGGTGAGCTTCACCTGCGAGCACATCGAGACCATGCTCGAACTGGGCATCGACCTGAAGGAGACGGCCCACGCGGCCGGCATCGCCGACTTCCGGCGCGGGCCCGCCCTGAACCTGAACGCCACGTGGCTCGACGGCCTGACCGCCCTGCTGCTCGACGAGGCGTTCGCCCCGGAGGTGGAGTCCCTTGCAGCCGACTCCTGAGCGCGCGCCCCGGCGGATCGCCGTGATCGGCGGCGGCGTGGCCGGTCTGGCCACCGCCCTCGACCTGCTCGACCGCGCCGACGCCTCCGGCGCCGCGATCGCCGTCACGGTTTTCGAGCGCGGCCCCGCGCCCGGCGGCAACCTGCAGACCATCCGCGAGGACGGCTGGCAGCTCGAGTGGGGACCGAACGGCTTCCTCGACAACGAGCCGGCCACCTTGCGCCTCGTCGCACGGCTGGGTCTGGACGACGACCTCGTGCGCAGCAGCGACGCCGCCCGCCGGCGCTTCCTCCTCGTCGACGGCCGCCTGCAGGAGATCCCCACCTCGCCCGGCGCCTTCCTCGGCTCGCGGCTGCTGCCCCTCGGCGGCAAGCTGCGCATGGCCCGCGAGCTCTTCGTGCCGCCGCGGCGCGACCTGGGCCGGGCCGCCGTCGATCCGGCCACCGACGAGACCATCGCCGAGTTCGGGCGCCGGCGCCTGGGCCCGGCCTTCACCGAGATCATGCTCGACCCCATGGTGAAGGGCATCTTCGGAGGCGAGGCCGAGGAGCTCAGCCTGGCCGCGGCCTTCCCCCGCATGGTCGAACTCGAGCGGGACCACGGCGGGCTCTTCAGGGCCATGATCGCCCTGGGCCGCCAGCGCAAACGCGAGAAGAAGTCGGCCACCGACGCCGGGCCCAGCGGCACCCTGCACTCGTTCCGCGGCGGCATGGGCCAGCTCGTCGGCACGCTGGCGCGGACCCTGGCCGACGACCCGCGCGCCGCGGTCCTGACCGACGCCGATGTCTCCTCCCTGACGCGCGACGGCGACGGCTGGACCGTCCACGTCGGCGGCGCCGCCCAGGGGCCCTTCGCCGCCGTCGTCGAGGCCTCGCCCGCCCACGCCGCGGCCCGGCACCTGCGGGCCGTGGACGAGCGGCTCACCGAAGTCCTCGATCGCATCCCCTACGCGCCCATGGCCGTGATCGCCCTCGGCTTCCGCCGCGAGAACGTGGGGCACGACCTCGACGGCTTCGGACTCCTGGTGCCCGGCCGCGAGAACCGCGACCTGCTCGGCGCCCTGTGGACGAGCAGCATCTTCCCGGGCCGCGCCCCGGCGGGACACGTGCTGCTGCGCTGCATGGCCGGCGGCGCGGGCAATCCCGGCGTCATGGAGCTCGACGACGCGGCCATGACCGACCTCATCCTGAGCGAGCTGCGCCCCCTGCTGCACCTGAAGGGCGCACCGGCCATGGTGCGCGTGATCCGGCACGAGCGCGCGATCGCCCAGTACACGCGCGGGCACCTGGCGCGCCTCGCGCGGCTCGACGAGCTGGCGGCCGGACAGCCCGGCCTGCACCTGACGGGCAGCTCGTACCGGGGCGTGTCCGTGAACTACTGCCTGAAGGAAGCGGAACTCGCCGCCGACCGCGTGTTGGCGGCCCTGGCGCGGCCCGACGCGGCCGCAGCGGAGGTGGTGTGATGGGAGTGCTCCACTCGGTCTTCCTGGTCCTGCTGCCCATGGTGTACCTCGTGGTGTGGGCCACCTACATGTGGCTCTTCCTCAAGGACCACCCCCTGGCGCGACGCCTGGCGACCCGGCTGGCCCTGACCGCGGTCGTGCTCGACCTGGCGGCCGAGATCCACCAGGCCTTCGAACTGCAGCGGCTGCCCATGGGCAGCCCGCTGGAGTTCATGGGCCTGCTGGCCTGGGCCCTGCTCGCGACCTATCTGGTCATCGAGAAGCGGCTCGGGGCGAAGAACACCGGCTTCCTCATCACCGGCATGGCCTTCCTGCTGCGCTTCCTCTCGAGCGCCCTGACGCGTCCCGTGCACGAGGCCAGTCCGTTCCTCTCGGATCCGGGCTTCGCCGGCCACGCCGTGCTGATCCTCCTGGCCTACACGGCCCTGAGCCTCAGCTTCCTCTACGCCATCCTGTACCTGATCCTGGCGCGGCAGCTCATGCGGCGCCAGTTCGGCCTGCTCTTCCGGCGGCTGCCGTCGCTGGACATCCTCGAGCGCATGAGCATCGGCGGCGTCGAGCTGGGCCTGCCGCTGCTCTTCCTCGCCCTCTGCCTGGGCCACCTGTGGATGTACGACCTGGCCGAACGCGTGAGCCCCGAGATGGCCGCCATGCTCAGCCCGTGGGATCCGAAGATCCTCGCCACCTGGGTGATCTTCCTGGCCTACGTGGCCGGCCTGGCGGGCTACCACTTCCTGGGCTGGCGGGGCCGGCGCATGAACATCATGGCCGTCGTGGGCTACCTGACGGTGATGGCCGCCATGGGCGCCATCCAGCACTTCTTCCCGAGCTTCCACAAGTTCCGGCCCGATCCGGCGCGGGCCGAGACGGGCCTGCTGCGCGAGGGACCGGCCGCTGCCGACCACCTGCAGGTGCCCGGAGGTCGGGGATGACCCATCTGACGACCCTGCACGTCCGGAGCATCAACCACAAGTACGCCCCGACCGAGGTGCGCGAGAAGGCGCACATCGAGGAGGACAAGGCGGTCGCCCTCATGCAGGTCATGAGCGAGCAGCCGGCCGGCGAGGGTCGTCCGGCCGTGGGCATCCCGGGCTGCGTGTCGGTGATCCCCGTCTCGACCTGCAACCGCACCGAGATCTACCTCGAGGTGCGGCAGGGCCACGACGCCGACGGCATCCTGCGCGCCGGCCTCGAGACCGTGGGCCTGGACACGAACCTCTTCCTCGGCGCCTACGCCCAGAAACTCGACGGCCTGCCCGCCATCGAGCACCTGTTCCGCGTGTCGGCGGGCCTGGAGAGCATGATGCTGGGCGAGCCCCAGATCTCGGGCCAGCTGAAGGACGCCTACCGCCTGGCGCGCGGCCGCGGCGAGGTGGGACCGGGCCTGCTCCGGGCCTTCCAGGGCTCGTTCCGCGCCGGCAAGCGCGTGCGCACCGAGACGAAGATCTCCACCGGCGCCGTGAGCGTGGCCTTCGCCGCGGTCGAGCTGGCGCGCAAGTTCTTCGACCACCTCAGCCACCAGCGGGCGGCCCTGGTCGGGGCCGGCGAGACCGGCGCCCTCGCGGCGCGGCACTTCCTGCAGCACGAGATCGGCGAGCTCACCGTGGTCAACCGCAGCCACGACAGGGCGGTGGCCCTGGCCGAGACCCTCATGGCCGAGAAGCTGGCCGGCCTGGGGCGCACGGCCCGCGAGGGCGGCGTCGATCCGGCCACCATGCCCCCGCTCGAGAACGACGGCACGATCAAGGCCCGCCCGTGGGAGGAACTGACCGACGCCCTCGCCCACGCCGACGTGATCCTCAGCACCACCGGCGCCACCGAGCCCGTGATCACGCCCGACATGGTCGAGATCGCGGTGCACCGGCGGAAGGGCAAACCCCTGTTCCTGCTCGACATCGCCGTGCCGCGCGACATCCATCCGGACGTGGCGCGGGTGCGCGGCGCCTTCGTCTTCGGCCTCGACGACCTCGACGAGATCATCGAGGGCAACCTGGCCGCGCGGCAGGGCCAGGTCCCCCAGGCCGAGCGCATCATCCGCGAGGAGATCGTCGAGTTCCAGCAGTGGCTCGACGACGTCGACCTGCGCCCGACGGTGGCCGAGTTCCGTTCCTATCTCGAGGAACTGAAGGACAAGCAGGTGGGCTTCGTGCGCAAGAAGCAGAGCGACGAGGTGGCCGCGGCCGTCGACGCCAGCCTGCAGCAGTTCATCAAGAAGGTGCTCGGGCGCTCCATGGCGACCCTGAAGGCGGCCGACTCGCGCGAGGAGCGCGAGCGCGACCTGAAGACGCTGCGGCGGATCTTCGGGGAGAACGACGACTGACCGGTGGCGCCGGCCCGCTGCGGACGTGAAGGCGCCCCGGTCGCTTTGGACCGGGGCGCCTTAGTTGTTACGGGTTCCCGGCCGGCCTAAGAGCCGGCGTAGGGGCAGGCGCCCGCCAGGTAGTCCGCGTCGGCGAGGCAGCTGAGGTCGCCCTTGACCAGGGCGTCGGGGCGGCCGCTCCCCTCCATCACGACCGGCTGGCTCCCGCCGTCGCCGGCCAGGAAGTCCGCGTCGAGGAGCGGATGGAAGGAGGCTTTGACCGGGGTGGCGTCCAACCCGCCGACGACGTGGTTCTCGGCGTCCGCGATGGGGTCGAATTCGGCGGCGGCGGCGGCTCCGGCCAGGGTCAGGGTGGCGGTGAGCGCCAGGATGGTGGTCAGGGTCTTCATGGGGGCATCCCTTCGTCCGTGTGATGCCGGTGGCCCGGCGTTGTCGTTGCCCTCCAGTCGCAATACCGGTGCCAGGCGCGATCCGGGCGGCAGGAGGCCGTCCCGGGCGCTGTGGCCGCCGGCGTTCGAGAATATTCGTCGCGGCGCCGGCGCACCGGTGAATATTCCCGAAGGATATGCGACGGCGCCCCGGTCGAACCTGACCGGGGCGCTGTCTTCCGCTCGGGAGGGACACCGTGCGGATCACCAGCCCGCGTCGGGGCACACGCCTGCGAGGTGATCGGCGTCCGCCAGGCCGTTGAACCCGATGTCCCCGGCGCTCGCGAGGTTGCGCGAGGGCCGCGAGACGGACATGACCGGCTCCTGGCCGGCCAGGTAGTCCGCGTCGAGGACGGCATCGAAGCCGGCCGTGACGAGGGTGCTCTCGAGACCGCCGGCCACCCAGTTCTCGGCGTCGGCGATGGGATCGAACTCGGCGGCGGCGGCGGCGCCGGCCAGCAGCAGCGCGGCGGTGAAGGCGGTGATCAGGGTGCTCTTCTTCATGGCGGTATCCTCTCGTCTATGTGCAGCCGGTCGCCCGGCGTCGTTGGCGGTGCGGGCAGGAGTCCCTTCCGTGCGGCGGGCCGTCGTGCGGCCCTTCTCCTGCGACCTGTTCGGAAGGGATATGGCGGGACGGCGGCGAGTGTGACCGTCGCCACGATTTTTTTCGGCGGGCGGTGCCGACGCCGGCCCCCTTGTGACCCGCCGCGCCATCTGCTATGCTGTGGGGGCTGCCAGCCTTCGCACGATCTGCACGGTCGCCGACCGGCTGCGGTCTCCGGATCGCACCCAGCCGGCGAGCCCGTTCCGGACGCCGCCGTCCCGTGCGCCAACCCCCTGAACCGGTGTCCACGACCGACCGGATCGAGGGGGTTTCCTCATGTCCGACCGCTCCTGCCGACCACACGTCTTCGTCCTGGCCGTCTGCGCCGGGGCCGCCTGCCTGGGTGCGGGCTGCGCGCCCTACACCGCGCCCCGCGATCGCGTCCCGCCACCGCGCCTGCCCGACGTCGTCATCGTCCTGCCGTGCCCGGAACCGCCACCCCCGCCCCCGGGCCAGGTCGGCGGCGACCATGAACGCGACCGGCCGCTCGAGCGCACGCCGCGGGACGACACCCGCACCAAGACCGAAGTCGCCGCCGACACGACGCCGACCCGCGACAAGCCTCCCGTGGAGCGGGGCGGCGTGCGCGCCGACCGGGGCGGCGGCCGTGGCGGCCGGGACACGCCCCGCAGGCGCTGAGCGGCGACGGCGGCGCGTCCGGCTTTTTTCGCAGCGGAGTGGCGGGTTCCGTCCGGGGATCGCGTAGGACGGGGCAAGCAACCCTGTCCACCCGATCCCCTGGAGGAGATCCCCATGACCCGCATCGCCGCGTTCCTGTACGGCGTCGTCTGCTACGCCGCCACCGTCGCCTCGCTCGTCTACGCCGCCGGCTTCCTCGCCAACATCGGCGTGCCCAAGTCCATCGACACCGCGCCGACGGCCGACACCCTGCGCGCCGTCCTGACCAACCTGGGCCTGCTCGGCGTCTTCGCGGTGCAGCACAGCGTCATGGCCCGGCAGGGCTTCAAGCGGCTGTGGACGAAGATCGTGCCCCAGACCATCGAACGCAGCACCTACTGCCTGTTCTCCGCCGTGGCCCTCGGCCTCCTGATGTGGCAGTGGCAGCCCATGGGCGGCACCATCTGGCACGTCGAGGCCGCCTGGGCCCGCTACCTGCTGTTCGGCCTGAGCCTCGTGGGCTGGGTGGGCGTGTACTACTCGAGCTTCCTGATCAACCACTTCGACCTGTTCGGCCTGCGCCAGGTGTGGCTGCACCTGCGCGGCCGCGAGTACACGCCCCTGGCCTTCCAGACGCCCACGCTCTACAAGTGGATCCGCCACCCCCTGTACCTGGGCCTGACCCTCGCCGTGTGGGCCACGCCGGACATGACCGTCACCCACCTGCTCTTCGCCGTGGGCGTGCTGGGCTACATCGTCGTGGGGATCCAGTTCGAGGAGCGCGACCTGATCGCGTCCCTGGGCACCCGCTACGCCGCCTACCGCCGCGCCGTGCCCATGCTGCTGCCCCTGCTGCGGCCGAAGAAGCTCGCCAAGGCCGGCTTCGCCTTCTTCGCCATCAAGGGCCTGCTCTGGCTGGCCATGCCCTTCATCGTGGTGCAGCTGGGGCTGTAGGAGGTCAGCGACGCGCGAGGCCGGTGCGGGCCTCGGCGATGAGGGGAGCCGCCTTCTCCGCCACCTCGGACCCGACAACGAGAGCCTCGGCCGTGTCGATCATGGTCGAGGCTTCCTCGTACCGGCCGATCTCGTCGAGGCAGCGGGCGCGGTCGAGCAGGGGTTCGATCTTCTCGTGCAGGAGGTCGGAGTCGCGGCCGACGGCGAAGGCGCGATCGAGGGTGGCGGCGGCCTCGGCGTGGCGGCCGAGGCGATGCTGGGCCTCGGCGAGGCCCTGCAGGGAATTGCTCAGGTAGCTGTGGTCCGGTCCGTACACCGCCTCGTAGATGCGCAGCGAGCGTTCGAAGCTGCCCATGGCCGCGACCGGTTCGTCCAGGGCCAGCTGCTCGAAGCCGAGGTTCTTCAGGGGCACGGAGTTCTCCGGGTCGTCAGGGCCGAGGGTGGTGTCGACCAGGGCGACGGCAGCGGCGAAGTTCGCGGCGGCGGCCGCGTGATCGCCGCGCTCGCGTTCGATCAGGCCCAGGTTGTTCAGGCACCAGGAGATCTGCACATGGGTCGGACCGAGCGACTCGCTCCAGACGGCCAGGGCCCGGCGCTGCTGCTCCTCGGCCTCGTCCAGGTGGCCGCGATCGCGGTTCAGGTTGGCCAGGTTCGTCAGCACGACGCCGATGTTCGGGTGCGTCTCGCCATAGATGCGGGACAGGATCGGCAGCGCCTCCTTGAGCAGCTGCTCGGCCCGCTCGAGATCGCCCTCGTAGCGCACGACGACGGCGTAGTTCACGCGCACCGCGGCCGGGACCGGGCTGCCCTCGGGGGCGGTGCGGTCGAGGACGACCAGCGCCCGCTCGAAATACTCCCGCGAGGCGGGGTAGTCGCGGGTCTCGCGCTTGACCAGGGCCAGGTGGTTCAGGCAGTTGCCCACCTCGAGGCTGCCGGGGCCGAAGGCCGTCTCGAGCACGGGCAGGGCCATCGTCATGAGGCTTTCGGCCTCGGCGAAGCGGTTGTCGCGGTAGGCGGACATGCCGAGCCAGTCGCGGGCCAGGGCGGTCTTGCCGTGGGCGGGGCCCAGCTCGGCCTCGCGGATGGCCAG encodes:
- the hemE gene encoding uroporphyrinogen decarboxylase; this translates as MSNVKDSIFLKNLRGEPTDRTPIWVMRQAGRYLPEYMKVREKYSFNELCRTPEAACEVTLQPIRRFGFDAAIMFSDILTPLEAMGAPFDFSQGGPKLERPVRSEGEIRALRTYDAREGTDFVAAAIKLMKAELGDKTPLIGFSGSPFTLASYLIEGGGSKEYENLKTMLYSRPELLQELLDKLGEQTLDYLRMQVEAGVDAVQVFDTWGGILHPADYAKHVLPVVRRIMDGLKDTGVPRIYFLKGSAPFNHLIRDLDVEAFGVDWTQDLSRAIDEMGGKAVQGNLDPLVLYGDKSEIRRRALEICEKGTAARGHVFNLGHGILPKAPIDAVETLVETVQGFRRV
- the hemN gene encoding oxygen-independent coproporphyrinogen III oxidase; its protein translation is MSLHIPAEFVEKYNKPGPRYTSYPTVPAWQPGFGQDDYREALRELAADRPEDELAIYLHLPFCAKACHYCGCNMIVDHTRGAVELYLDRVERELAMVTDIIGTGRKVVQFHWGGGTPNFLNEAQTERALKLFRDAYAFQPGAEVSLEVDPRIATPEQVAFFRQAGFSRISLGVQDFDVGVQKAIGRNQARERTEKVYAGCRDAGFAGVNVDLVYGLPGQTRETFQDTLTGILAMAPDRVACFSYAHVPWVRPNQEKVDTTIMLEGYDKFQLFMLTVDMFQDADYTWIGIDHFAKKDDELSVALREKKLHRNFMGYATKPAPHMLAFGMSGIGDVCDRFVQNAAEMSPWEQAVDAGALPIVKGHKLSEDDKLRRMTILNLMCNLELPWSLTEAKYGAPVNELLEESLAALPPLIEDGLCVMDDTGLRITPKGRYFVRNVAMTMDAYLDKGKAIFSKTV
- the hemH gene encoding ferrochelatase, whose amino-acid sequence is MANQKRSIDKYGRDRLDPRRVTGLVFCGMGGPDGPDAVEPFLRNLFADPEIFPLPRLIAGFVGGRIAKKRAPKVAGDYARIARDSITPQLPITRRQAARVAAALARTGRRTIPGIAMRYWHPFPDAATRELRAAGAEQYLVVPMYPQFSWSTNGSTLDFVLDGLRRGHPDAPVHIVPDWHLLDGYVRALAAPAVRNLSAWAAAGEDPATTGFFYVAHSMPESFIRKGDPYLDRTLETVAAVHAVVRREVAAAGHGAWLDALMAGGAASKLVFQSKVGPIKWLGPEIAEETPRLAGEGLRRLFVQPVSFTCEHIETMLELGIDLKETAHAAGIADFRRGPALNLNATWLDGLTALLLDEAFAPEVESLAADS
- the hemG gene encoding protoporphyrinogen oxidase; amino-acid sequence: MQPTPERAPRRIAVIGGGVAGLATALDLLDRADASGAAIAVTVFERGPAPGGNLQTIREDGWQLEWGPNGFLDNEPATLRLVARLGLDDDLVRSSDAARRRFLLVDGRLQEIPTSPGAFLGSRLLPLGGKLRMARELFVPPRRDLGRAAVDPATDETIAEFGRRRLGPAFTEIMLDPMVKGIFGGEAEELSLAAAFPRMVELERDHGGLFRAMIALGRQRKREKKSATDAGPSGTLHSFRGGMGQLVGTLARTLADDPRAAVLTDADVSSLTRDGDGWTVHVGGAAQGPFAAVVEASPAHAAARHLRAVDERLTEVLDRIPYAPMAVIALGFRRENVGHDLDGFGLLVPGRENRDLLGALWTSSIFPGRAPAGHVLLRCMAGGAGNPGVMELDDAAMTDLILSELRPLLHLKGAPAMVRVIRHERAIAQYTRGHLARLARLDELAAGQPGLHLTGSSYRGVSVNYCLKEAELAADRVLAALARPDAAAAEVV
- the ccsA gene encoding cytochrome c biogenesis protein CcsA, with the protein product MGVLHSVFLVLLPMVYLVVWATYMWLFLKDHPLARRLATRLALTAVVLDLAAEIHQAFELQRLPMGSPLEFMGLLAWALLATYLVIEKRLGAKNTGFLITGMAFLLRFLSSALTRPVHEASPFLSDPGFAGHAVLILLAYTALSLSFLYAILYLILARQLMRRQFGLLFRRLPSLDILERMSIGGVELGLPLLFLALCLGHLWMYDLAERVSPEMAAMLSPWDPKILATWVIFLAYVAGLAGYHFLGWRGRRMNIMAVVGYLTVMAAMGAIQHFFPSFHKFRPDPARAETGLLREGPAAADHLQVPGGRG
- the hemA gene encoding glutamyl-tRNA reductase encodes the protein MTHLTTLHVRSINHKYAPTEVREKAHIEEDKAVALMQVMSEQPAGEGRPAVGIPGCVSVIPVSTCNRTEIYLEVRQGHDADGILRAGLETVGLDTNLFLGAYAQKLDGLPAIEHLFRVSAGLESMMLGEPQISGQLKDAYRLARGRGEVGPGLLRAFQGSFRAGKRVRTETKISTGAVSVAFAAVELARKFFDHLSHQRAALVGAGETGALAARHFLQHEIGELTVVNRSHDRAVALAETLMAEKLAGLGRTAREGGVDPATMPPLENDGTIKARPWEELTDALAHADVILSTTGATEPVITPDMVEIAVHRRKGKPLFLLDIAVPRDIHPDVARVRGAFVFGLDDLDEIIEGNLAARQGQVPQAERIIREEIVEFQQWLDDVDLRPTVAEFRSYLEELKDKQVGFVRKKQSDEVAAAVDASLQQFIKKVLGRSMATLKAADSREERERDLKTLRRIFGENDD